The nucleotide sequence CGTTAAAGTAGTAGGCGTTGCCTAACTTTTCTAGTACATCCTTCCCGGCATAGCCGCGGTTGGCTACTTTCTCGTAAATGCTGATTGCATCTACATAAGCCCATTGGTTGTAGTCTTTATCGGCTGTATTTAATCCCGCTTGTGCTTGTGCCCCCGTGTTCCCCAGCATAAAGGCGGTGAACAAAGCGGCTCTATATATCCCTTTTTTCATTTTTCTTTATTTTTAGAAGAAACGCGGCGAGTTCACGCGGCGGTATTTGTTAAACAATTCAAAGCGCATAAAAACTCGTGTGAGCCGTTGTTGTAATTTCTCAAGGCTTTGATGTCGCTGTCGTAGCTATAGCCTATAAACAATCCGTCGGTTACCTGGAAGCCTGCCAAGGCACTCCATGCGGCATCCCAGCGATAAGCGGCTCCTAAAGTAAACTTCTCGTTGATTAAGAAATTCCCTGTGATATCAGCTTGTAAAGGTGCGCCTTCTACTGCTTTTAACAAAAATGCCGGTTTAAACTTCAACATCGGGTTCAACTCAAATACGTGACCTCCCATTAAATAATAGTGCATCTTTTGCTGCATCGTGCTTTGTACGTTGTCGTCGTAGCGCGTGGTTTCTAAAAAATGGGGTGCCGATAATCCTACATACGTTTGTTCGTTATGCCAATAAACACCCGCTCCTATGTTTGGAGTGAATTGGTTGTTGATGTCTGTAAGGATCTGCGAATCGTTCGGGTTGTATTTGTTCAGCCTAGAATAAGCTACATTCAGCATATTGGCTGATCCTTTTAAGCCGAAGCTTAGCTTGCTGCCACGGTTGTTTAAATCTAAGGTGTACGAGAAATCTACACTTAACGTGTTTTCATCGGTCACCCCTAACCTGTCGTTTACAAAGCTTACTCCTAAACCTACTTTACTCTCGGCTATAGGGGTGTTTATGGAAAACGAATTGGTCGTTGGTGCGCCTTCTAATCCTACCCATTGGCTGCGGTGCAAGCCAAAGATGCTCAAGGCGCCTCTGCTACCTGCATAAGCCGGGTTGATGTTGATCGTGTTGTACATGTAATTCGTGTACTGGGGGTCTTGTTGGGCGTTTGCCGAAATGCTTACCAAAGCTAACAAAGCCATTATCTTTTTTAATTGTTTCATTGCTTTTTAGTTTTAGTCGTTGTTTTCTAAGTGTAAATACCCTACTTTTTTAACCCATTGGCTTTCTCCATCGCGGTCGAATAAATATTCCACTACATAATAGTAGGTTCCGCTTGGGAGTTTTTCGCCTTCGTTTACAATGGCATTGCCTTGTGCATAGCCGCGGAACACGTTGCCGTTGCTGTCGTAGCTATGGGTTTCATATACTTTTCTTCCCCAACGGTTGTAAATGGTTACGTGGTTGTTTGGAAATTGGTTGATATTATCGATAATGAAGTAATCGTTCATGCCGTCGCCATCGGGTGTTACCCCATTGTAGATTACTACTTCACCTGGGTTGATCAGTGCTTCTTTGATGGTTCCAAGGGTAAATATTCCAAAGCCATCTACATTTACAGGTGTGCTTACGGTTTGCTCGCCATAGTTTACCACACCGCCTTCATCTACCCACAATTTTTGGGTTTCGTCCCAACGTACCACGTGCAGCAACTCGGGATTTGCTGTTAACCATGCTGGGGTGGTGCGTGTATCCCATGAGAGGGTTACAACCACCGAATTATCGGTGTTTACGCTTTGGTTGATGATCCAATATTCTTGGTCGTCAATGGCTTTTATGACTCCGGTGCGGCTGGCATGCGGGTATTTGCTGTTGGAATTTTCCAATAGGTATTCGCCCGTGTAGATTTCTGCTTCTTGAACGGGTGCTGATATGCCTGCAAAACGGTAATAACCTCCATCGCCAATAGGGTATTTAAACCCTTCGTTGCCCCGTTTGGTGACTTCGCCGTTTACGTGGCTGCGGTCGGAAGTATTGATGTGGTTCGCACCTTTTAAGAAGACAAATGCACCGCCATTGGCTTTATCCATCAACACCACTCCGTTTAAAAGATTCACGGTGCCGGCATTGGCAATGTCATTGGTTAAATGAAAACTGTGTTCTGCCCCGCTTTTGTTGAACAATACATCGTAAAAGCTACTGGGTGAGCTTCCTGAAATCTGTTGCATACCCGGCATTAAGCCTTCAAATACCACATAGCCCGTGCGGCTGTTGGTTGTGTAACTGAACAAACCTTCGTTTTGGTAATCGCCGTAGAAATAAAAATCGCCGTCGTTTAAAACATCGCCCGTTGATTCGTTCTTGAAATCAAAGTAGGTAGATACTTCCGTGCCCGGCTCTACTTTTAAAACGCCCTCGTTTACTGTTAATTCTGTTTGGGAGAAACTTAATTGCCCAAAAAATATAAAAAAGAAAAAATAGTTTTTTATCATGTTGTTATTTTTAAGGTCCTCTAAAGTTGCATTTTAAATACCCGAATTTGCAGACTTTGAGTGTATTGACCTTTTGAATTTCATATCGACTGCGAATTTAGGTATAATTCTATTAATCAACACAATAAATCAGGTAGTTAGTAGGTAGTATTTATGTTAATTCTTTACTACTCAATGGGTAGTAGTAAACACAAATTGTTCAAAATCAGTATTTTATCGAAAAAAATTAAAAAAACGACAGTAAGGGCGGTTTAAAAAGTTAAATAAAAAACTATATAGTGAAATAAATCAATAATTTTCTATTTTTGTGCTACAACCTAATCTAATGAAAAACTTAATAACATGTATTCTTTTGTTGTTAAGCAGTCTTATCTATGCCCATAAAATTCCGATAGACTCGCTTAAAAAGCAAATTATCTACTATAATCAGCATGAAGATTATGAGCTGTCCATTCAATCTTTATCTCATTATCTGTCAGAGAAAAATTTAACTTCTGAAGAAAAATTTACTGCGTATTTACTTAAATCAACTATTTACAAAAAACTATTTAAGTATGAACACGCTTTGCATCATCTTAATTTAGCATTGAAAGAGGCAGAAAAAGATAGCAAACTACAAAGCAGATTACAAGAGGTGAAGGCTGAAAAATCGTTTGTATTTTTTGATATGCAGCAATTTGATAAGGCAAAGGAAGTGATGCGTGATTTAAAAAAGAATGATTATGCAGGCTTGACTAAAAAACAGCAACTTTTTTTGAAGACCCAAGAGGGTTATTTTTTCTTGATGGATAAAAATTATAAAGCTTCAGAAGAAAAACTAAACGAAGCTTTGAAAATTGCAGAGGTTTATCACCCGGAAGAATTGCCTATTGTTTACGGAAAGTTTATTGAACTGTACCACTTCACTAAACAAACCGACAAGAGAGATGCTATTTACAACAAAGCTTTATTGATTGCTAAAAAACTTGGAAATATCAAGTATGAATTTTATCTGCATGAAATCATGAAAAGGGTTTTTAGCACGAATAAAGATTATGAAAAAGCGGTTTATTATCAAAAAAAATGCGACTCGGTATATGCTGTTTACAATGCCAACAATGTGGGGAGCAAAATTGAAATTTTAGAACAACAGCTGAAAGATAAAGAATATCATTTGGAACTAGAGAAAAAGCAGAAAATTCAAATTTTGCTTCTCTCCATAGCTATTATCCTATTTTTGGTGGTTTTTATTTTGATACAATTGTATCGATCCAACAAACAAAAAAACGCTTTAATTGTGGAAGAAAACCAGCGCTTTTCTGAAAAAATTGACCATCTAACCGAACTAGCTAATAAAGCAGGCGACCATAAAATTGATCTTAATTCTTTTAATTTTACCGAACGCCAATTAGAGATTATTGATTTGGTACAAAAAGGAAAAAACAACAAAGAAATTGCAGCGGCACTGTTCATCTCTGAAAACACTGTAAAGTATCATTTAAAAGCTATTTACACGATTTTAAATATTAAACAACGGAACGAATTAATGATATTATACCGCACAAAAAATGAGCTTCCGCCTGATAGCGAACATTAATTTACAAAAAAAGACTTCCTTTTTAGAAGTCTTTTTTTTGTTTATATTAGATATCAAACCCAATGTTTACTCCTAATTTCATGGAGATGAGTTTTTGCAATTTTAATTGTAAATCGGGAATGGCTACTGATGATAAAACCTCATCGGTAAAGGCATACATCAACAGTGCTTTGGCTTCTTTCTTAGGAATACCGCGCTGTTGCATGTAGAACATCGCTGATTCATCTAACTGACCAATGGTACAGCCGTGTGAACATTTTACATCATCGGCAAAAATTTCTAATTGCGGCTTGGTGTTCAACGTAGCTTTATCTGTCAATAAAATATTATTGTTTTGTTGAAAAGCATCGGTTTTCTGAGCAATTTTATCTACATAAATTTTCCCGTTGAAAACCCCAGTAGCACGCTCGTCAAAAATACCTTTATAGTTTTGGTGCGATTCACAATTTGGCTGTTCGTGATTCACTAGTGTATAATGATCTACGTGCTGCTTATCGCCAATAATGGTGATTCCTTTTAAAGTAGAATCGATGCGTTCGCCTTTTTGATAAAAATTCAAATTGTTTCGGGTGATGTTTCCTCCAAACGAAAACGTATGCACCGACACGCGGCTTTCTTGCTTTTGTTCGATATAGGTGTTGTCAACCAAATTTGCAGTTTGCACGTCGTTTTGAACTTTGTAATAATCAACAATAGCACGCTTTGCCGCATAAATTTCGGTTACGCTGTTGGTGAACATAGCCACATCTGTCAACGATTGATGGCGCTCCGTTATCTGTACATGTGCATTTTCGCCCACAATTACCAAATTTCTTGGTTGCACAAAATTGGAAGAACTGCCGGTGGTGAAATACAAAATTTCGATAGGTTTTTGAACCACTTTCGATTTTGGAATATTGATATACGCACCTTCATAGGCGTAAGCAGTATTCAAATTGGTTAAACTGTCTTCTTTGTTTACCGCTTGATTAAAATAGGTATCGATTACCATTTTATATTTAGGCTTTGTGAGCGCCGACGACATTAAGCACACATCAATTCCATCGTGTGTGGTTGAGGATAAATGCGAGGAAAAAACACCGTTTATGAACACTACTTTATAGGTATCTACATCGTTCAAAAAGTATTTTTTTACATCCTTCCACTCAACAGCGCTGTCGTTTTTAGGAAGAATATTGAAATCGTTTGCTAAAATTGCATTTAGCGATGTGTATTTCCAAGCTTCTTCTTTTTTTGTGGGAAATCCTTTATTTTCGAACACTTTCAAAGCATCTGTACGCACATTGTGCAAGGTGGAATTGATATCTACCTTTTGTTCAAATGCTAAAAATGATGATAGTACTTTTTCTTTTAAATCCATTATTTGTTTTGTTTAACGTTTAAAGTTTGGTTTGTTTAAAGTTGGAAAATGAACCTTAAACGTGAAACCTTAAACTATTTAAACTATATTATTTCAACCAATCGTATCCTTTTTGTTCTAGTTCAAGTGCTAATTCTTTACCACCTGTTTTAACGATTTTTCCATCGTGCAAAACGTGTACAAAATCAGGAACTATATAATCTAACAAACGTTGGTAGTGTGTAATGACAACTACTGCGTTGTTTGCATTTTTCAGTTTGTTTACACCGTTTGAAACAATTCGTAAAGCATCGATATCCAAACCTGAATCTGTTTCATCTAAAATCGCAATTTTAGGATTCAACATGGCCATTTGAAAAATCTCGTTACGTTTTTTTTCTCCACCCGAAAAACCTTCATTTAGGGAGCG is from Paenimyroides aestuarii and encodes:
- a CDS encoding gliding motility-associated C-terminal domain-containing protein, with amino-acid sequence MIKNYFFFFIFFGQLSFSQTELTVNEGVLKVEPGTEVSTYFDFKNESTGDVLNDGDFYFYGDYQNEGLFSYTTNSRTGYVVFEGLMPGMQQISGSSPSSFYDVLFNKSGAEHSFHLTNDIANAGTVNLLNGVVLMDKANGGAFVFLKGANHINTSDRSHVNGEVTKRGNEGFKYPIGDGGYYRFAGISAPVQEAEIYTGEYLLENSNSKYPHASRTGVIKAIDDQEYWIINQSVNTDNSVVVTLSWDTRTTPAWLTANPELLHVVRWDETQKLWVDEGGVVNYGEQTVSTPVNVDGFGIFTLGTIKEALINPGEVVIYNGVTPDGDGMNDYFIIDNINQFPNNHVTIYNRWGRKVYETHSYDSNGNVFRGYAQGNAIVNEGEKLPSGTYYYVVEYLFDRDGESQWVKKVGYLHLENND
- a CDS encoding helix-turn-helix domain-containing protein — its product is MKNLITCILLLLSSLIYAHKIPIDSLKKQIIYYNQHEDYELSIQSLSHYLSEKNLTSEEKFTAYLLKSTIYKKLFKYEHALHHLNLALKEAEKDSKLQSRLQEVKAEKSFVFFDMQQFDKAKEVMRDLKKNDYAGLTKKQQLFLKTQEGYFFLMDKNYKASEEKLNEALKIAEVYHPEELPIVYGKFIELYHFTKQTDKRDAIYNKALLIAKKLGNIKYEFYLHEIMKRVFSTNKDYEKAVYYQKKCDSVYAVYNANNVGSKIEILEQQLKDKEYHLELEKKQKIQILLLSIAIILFLVVFILIQLYRSNKQKNALIVEENQRFSEKIDHLTELANKAGDHKIDLNSFNFTERQLEIIDLVQKGKNNKEIAAALFISENTVKYHLKAIYTILNIKQRNELMILYRTKNELPPDSEH
- the sufD gene encoding Fe-S cluster assembly protein SufD, with amino-acid sequence MDLKEKVLSSFLAFEQKVDINSTLHNVRTDALKVFENKGFPTKKEEAWKYTSLNAILANDFNILPKNDSAVEWKDVKKYFLNDVDTYKVVFINGVFSSHLSSTTHDGIDVCLMSSALTKPKYKMVIDTYFNQAVNKEDSLTNLNTAYAYEGAYINIPKSKVVQKPIEILYFTTGSSSNFVQPRNLVIVGENAHVQITERHQSLTDVAMFTNSVTEIYAAKRAIVDYYKVQNDVQTANLVDNTYIEQKQESRVSVHTFSFGGNITRNNLNFYQKGERIDSTLKGITIIGDKQHVDHYTLVNHEQPNCESHQNYKGIFDERATGVFNGKIYVDKIAQKTDAFQQNNNILLTDKATLNTKPQLEIFADDVKCSHGCTIGQLDESAMFYMQQRGIPKKEAKALLMYAFTDEVLSSVAIPDLQLKLQKLISMKLGVNIGFDI